One stretch of Prionailurus viverrinus isolate Anna chromosome C1, UM_Priviv_1.0, whole genome shotgun sequence DNA includes these proteins:
- the SERINC2 gene encoding serine incorporator 2 isoform X1 — protein sequence MGACLGACSLLSCASCLCGSAPCILCSCCPSSPNSTVTRLIFTAFLFLGVLVSIIMLSPGVESQLYKLPWVCEEGAGTPVVLQGHIDCGSLLGHRAVYRMCFATAAFFSLFTLLMLCVRSSRDPRAAIQNGFWFFKFLVLVGITVGAFYIPDGSFSNVWFYCGVVGSFLFILIQLVLFIDFAHSWNQRWLGKAEERDSRAWYAGLFFFTLLFYTLSIAAVTLLFIYYTHPGPCYEGKVFIGLNLTLCVCVSIVAVLPKVQDAQPNSGLLQASVITLYTTFVTWLALSSVPDQKCNPHLLTHLSNGTILAGPEGYETHWWDAPSIVGLIIFILCTVFISLRSSDHRQVNNLMQTEECPSALEATQQQQVATCGGRAFDNEHDGVTYSYSFFHFCLVLASLHIMMTLTNWYRPGEARKMISTWTAVWVKICASWAGLLLYLWTLVAPLLLPNRDFS from the exons GCGTCCTGCCTCTGCGGCTCTGCCCCCTGCATTCTGTGCAGCTGCTGTCCCTCCAGTCCTAACTCCACCGTGACCCGCCTCATCTTCACGGCCTTCCTCTTCCTGGGGGTGCTGGTGTCCATCATCATGCTGAGCCCTGGTGTGGAGAGTCAGCTCTACAAG ctGCCGTGGGTGTGTGAGGAGGGGGCCGGGACCCCCGTCGTCCTGCAGGGCCACATCGACTGTGGCTCCCTGCTCGGCCACCGCGCCGTCTACCGCATGTGCTTTGCGACGGCagcctttttctccctcttcaccctgctcatgctctgcgtGCGCAGCAGCCGGGACCCCAGGGCTGCCATCCAGAACGG ATTTTGGTTCTTTAAGTTCCTGGTCCTCGTGGGCATCACCGTGGGCGCATTCTACATCCCTGACGGCTCCTTCTCCAACG tcTGGTTCTACTGTGGTGTCGTGGGCTCCTTCCTCTTCATCCTCATCCAGCTGGTGCTGTTCATCGACTTCGCGCACTCCTGGAACCAGAGGTGGCTGGGCAAGGCCGAGGAACGTGACTCCCGGGCCTGGTATGCAG GCCTCTTCTTCTTCACCCTCCTCTTCTACACGCTGTCCATTGCGGCCGTGACGCTATTGTTCATCTACTATACCCACCCCGGCCCCTGCTACGAGGGCAAGGTCTTCATCGGCCTCAACCTCACTCTCTGTGTCTGCGTCTCCATTGTCGCCGTCCTGCCCAAGGTCCAG GACGCCCAGCCCAACTCGGGTCTGCTGCAGGCCTCCGTCATCACGCTCTACACCACATTTGTCACCTGGTTGGCCCTGTCCAGTGTCCCTG ACCAGAAATGCAACCCTCACCTGCTGACCCACTTGAGCAACGGGACGATCCTGGCAGGCCCCGAGGGCTACGAGACTCACTGGTGGGATGCACCGAGCATCGTGGGGCTCATCATCTTTATCCTGTGCACCGTCTTCATCAG tCTGCGCTCCTCGGACCACCGGCAGGTTAACAACCTGATGCAGACAGAGGAGTGCCCGTCCGCTCTGGAGGCCACGCAGCAGCAGCAGGTGGCGACCTGCGGGGGCCGGGCCTTCGACAATGAGCACGATGGCGTCACCTACAGCTACTCTTTCTTCCACTTCTGCCTGGTGCTCGCGTCCCTGCACATAATGATGACGCTCACCAACTGGTACAG ACCCGGCGAGGCCCGGAAGATGATCAGCACGTGGACGGCCGTGTGGGTGAAGATCTGTGCCAGCTGGGCGGGGTTGCTCCTCTACCTGTGGACCCTGGTGGCCCCCCTCCTCCTGCCGAACCGAGACTTCAGCTGA
- the SERINC2 gene encoding serine incorporator 2 isoform X2, with product MLSPGVESQLYKLPWVCEEGAGTPVVLQGHIDCGSLLGHRAVYRMCFATAAFFSLFTLLMLCVRSSRDPRAAIQNGFWFFKFLVLVGITVGAFYIPDGSFSNVWFYCGVVGSFLFILIQLVLFIDFAHSWNQRWLGKAEERDSRAWYAGLFFFTLLFYTLSIAAVTLLFIYYTHPGPCYEGKVFIGLNLTLCVCVSIVAVLPKVQDAQPNSGLLQASVITLYTTFVTWLALSSVPDQKCNPHLLTHLSNGTILAGPEGYETHWWDAPSIVGLIIFILCTVFISLRSSDHRQVNNLMQTEECPSALEATQQQQVATCGGRAFDNEHDGVTYSYSFFHFCLVLASLHIMMTLTNWYRPGEARKMISTWTAVWVKICASWAGLLLYLWTLVAPLLLPNRDFS from the exons ATGCTGAGCCCTGGTGTGGAGAGTCAGCTCTACAAG ctGCCGTGGGTGTGTGAGGAGGGGGCCGGGACCCCCGTCGTCCTGCAGGGCCACATCGACTGTGGCTCCCTGCTCGGCCACCGCGCCGTCTACCGCATGTGCTTTGCGACGGCagcctttttctccctcttcaccctgctcatgctctgcgtGCGCAGCAGCCGGGACCCCAGGGCTGCCATCCAGAACGG ATTTTGGTTCTTTAAGTTCCTGGTCCTCGTGGGCATCACCGTGGGCGCATTCTACATCCCTGACGGCTCCTTCTCCAACG tcTGGTTCTACTGTGGTGTCGTGGGCTCCTTCCTCTTCATCCTCATCCAGCTGGTGCTGTTCATCGACTTCGCGCACTCCTGGAACCAGAGGTGGCTGGGCAAGGCCGAGGAACGTGACTCCCGGGCCTGGTATGCAG GCCTCTTCTTCTTCACCCTCCTCTTCTACACGCTGTCCATTGCGGCCGTGACGCTATTGTTCATCTACTATACCCACCCCGGCCCCTGCTACGAGGGCAAGGTCTTCATCGGCCTCAACCTCACTCTCTGTGTCTGCGTCTCCATTGTCGCCGTCCTGCCCAAGGTCCAG GACGCCCAGCCCAACTCGGGTCTGCTGCAGGCCTCCGTCATCACGCTCTACACCACATTTGTCACCTGGTTGGCCCTGTCCAGTGTCCCTG ACCAGAAATGCAACCCTCACCTGCTGACCCACTTGAGCAACGGGACGATCCTGGCAGGCCCCGAGGGCTACGAGACTCACTGGTGGGATGCACCGAGCATCGTGGGGCTCATCATCTTTATCCTGTGCACCGTCTTCATCAG tCTGCGCTCCTCGGACCACCGGCAGGTTAACAACCTGATGCAGACAGAGGAGTGCCCGTCCGCTCTGGAGGCCACGCAGCAGCAGCAGGTGGCGACCTGCGGGGGCCGGGCCTTCGACAATGAGCACGATGGCGTCACCTACAGCTACTCTTTCTTCCACTTCTGCCTGGTGCTCGCGTCCCTGCACATAATGATGACGCTCACCAACTGGTACAG ACCCGGCGAGGCCCGGAAGATGATCAGCACGTGGACGGCCGTGTGGGTGAAGATCTGTGCCAGCTGGGCGGGGTTGCTCCTCTACCTGTGGACCCTGGTGGCCCCCCTCCTCCTGCCGAACCGAGACTTCAGCTGA